In Pungitius pungitius chromosome 2, fPunPun2.1, whole genome shotgun sequence, a single window of DNA contains:
- the si:ch1073-44g3.1 gene encoding UPF0461 protein C5orf24 homolog, translated as MMHQVTSSNSDYCMGGLAEDCHPASHFDLCSTQSSKFYPSPTTPGLQLSLAGLAPLPQGMHKAMVCQIQDTQNNFQPQAVRVRGGEAAGAEGPKKKKGIVKSGRRGRPSGTTKSAGYRTSTGRPLGTTRAAGFKTSPGRPLGTTKAAGYKVSPGRPPGSIKSPARLKKMEFDCDGAKKLDFSQCSVPKKLDFASCDVPPFSYPMMEKRPLGESSGKVDETSE; from the coding sequence ATGATGCACCAAGTGACCAGCAGCAACAGTGACTATTGTATGGGTGGGCTGGCCGAGGACTGCCACCCAGCCAGCCACTTCGACTTATGTAGCACACAGTCCAGCAAATTCTACCCTTCTCCGACCACCCCTGGTTTGCAGCTGTCCCTCGCCGGCTTAGCCCCTCTGCCGCAGGGCATGCACAAGGCCATGGTCTGTCAAATCCAAGACACCCAGAACAACTTCCAGCCTCAGGCGGTGAGAGTCCGGGGCGGTGAGGCCGCGGGGGCCGAGGgccccaagaagaagaagggcatAGTGAAGTCGGGGCGTCGAGGGAGGCCGTCGGGGACGACAAAGTCAGCTGGTTACCGCACGAGTACTGGACGTCCACTTGGGACAACTAGAGCGGCCGGGTTTAAAACCAGCCCGGGGAGGCCTCTTGGTACCACCAAAGCAGCGGGATACAAGGTCAGTCCCGGAAGGCCCCCCGGCAGCATCAAGAGTCCGGCCCGGCTCAAGAAGATGGAGTTTGATTGTGACGGCGCCAAGAAACTGGACTTTAGCCAATGCAGTGTGCCCAAGAAACTGGACTTTGCTAGTTGTGATGTTCCGCCGTTTTCATACCCTATGATGGAGAAAAGACCCCTCGGCGAGTCCAGTGGCAAAGTGGATGAAACCAGCGAATAG
- the atp5po gene encoding ATP synthase subunit O, mitochondrial yields the protein MAALMLGQQARQFSTSVIRQKLVKSPIQVYGVEGRYATALFSAASKQNQLDQVEKEMVKVSALIKDPKVSHIVMNPHVKRSIKQKTFHDALAKAKVSNVTVNLINVLADNGRLPITADVITAFGKMMSAHRGEVICTVTTAQPLAEADLADLKVALKGFLKKTETIKLETKFDPAILGGMIVSIGDKYVDMSTKTKIQKLTKLMKGS from the exons ATGGCAGCACTCATGCTAGGACAGCAG GCCCGCCAGTTCAGCACATCTGTGATCAGACAAAAGCTGGTTAAG TCCCCCATCCAGGTCTATGGAGTGGAGGGCCGCTACGCCACTGCGCTGTTCTCAGCTGCCAGTAAGCAGAACCAACTGGACCAAGTGGAAAAGGAGATGGTGAAAGTGTCT GCCCTGATCAAGGACCCCAAAGTTTCCCATATTGTGATGAATCCTCATGTTAAGCGCAGCATCAAGCAGAAGACTTTCCACGATGCTCTTGCAAAGGCCAAGGTTTCAAACGTCACTGTCAACCTCATCA ATGTTTTGGCTGACAATGGTCGTCTTCCTATAACTGCGGATGTTATCACCGCCTTTGGCAAGATGATGAGTGCACACCGTGGAGAGGTCATCTGCACCGTCACCACGGCTCAG CCTTTGGCTGAGGCTGATCTTGCTGACCTTAAAGTGGCTCTCAAAGGATTTCTAAAGAAGACTGAAACCATCAAGCTGGAAACAAAG TTTGATCCTGCAATCCTGGGGGGCATGATTGTCAGTATTGGAGACAAGTATGTGGACATGTCTACTAAAACAAAGATTCAGAAGCTGACAAAACTCATGAAGGGATCTTAA